The Candidatus Aminicenantes bacterium genome window below encodes:
- the rny gene encoding ribonuclease Y produces the protein MVPFLGGIALTAVVVFLLRKKLFSGQYRRLEQQQQEWKRQADQELAAQRTKTNLELKEEFINWKNEYNRKQSQKINKINETERRLVQKEENLDHRYINLENKEKDLKKVEVQLGERGQQLDLARRELENTLEEQRKKLETISGLTVQEAKELIVSQYESEARMESAQRLRAIEEDLKEKSQVMAKDIIGTAIQRLASEHVVSSSVAVIDLPNDEMKGRIIGREGRNIRALENATGVDFIVDDTPEAIIVSSFDPIRREIAKRALETLIQDGRIHPARVEEIVEKIETGFDDFLREVGEQTVVELGIKDINPELYYYLGKLKFRTSYGQNALQHSQEVALIAAFMARELGANVNVARRAGLLHDVGKSIDRETEGTHTQLSVDLARKFGESKQVQEAIASHHMDVDFTAVEGVLIQAADTMSAARPGARREIFETYIKRLEKLEEVCAGFEGVEKAYALRAGREVRVIVDSNEMNDNKVFFVSKDIAKRIQEELEYPGQIKVTVIREVRAVEYAK, from the coding sequence ATGGTTCCGTTCCTGGGCGGAATCGCTTTGACCGCTGTAGTGGTTTTCCTGTTGCGCAAGAAGCTGTTTTCCGGACAATACCGGAGGCTTGAGCAGCAGCAACAGGAATGGAAACGTCAGGCTGACCAGGAGTTGGCCGCCCAGCGCACGAAAACCAATCTTGAACTGAAAGAAGAGTTTATCAACTGGAAAAACGAATACAATCGCAAACAGAGCCAGAAAATAAACAAAATCAATGAAACGGAGCGTCGCCTGGTACAGAAGGAAGAGAATCTGGACCATCGCTACATCAACCTGGAAAACAAGGAAAAAGACCTGAAAAAAGTTGAAGTCCAACTGGGGGAGCGTGGGCAACAACTGGACCTGGCGCGCCGCGAATTGGAAAACACGCTTGAAGAACAGCGCAAAAAGTTGGAAACTATTTCCGGCTTGACCGTTCAGGAAGCCAAAGAGTTGATCGTCAGCCAATACGAAAGCGAAGCCCGCATGGAATCCGCTCAGCGATTGCGGGCCATTGAAGAGGATTTAAAAGAAAAAAGCCAGGTCATGGCCAAGGACATTATCGGCACGGCCATCCAGCGGCTGGCTTCCGAGCACGTGGTTTCTTCGTCCGTAGCGGTAATCGATCTTCCCAATGACGAGATGAAAGGGCGGATTATCGGTAGGGAAGGGCGCAATATCCGCGCCCTGGAAAACGCGACCGGTGTTGACTTCATTGTAGATGATACCCCGGAAGCGATTATCGTTTCTTCTTTCGACCCCATTCGTCGCGAAATTGCCAAGCGGGCTTTGGAAACACTGATCCAGGACGGCAGGATTCATCCCGCGCGCGTGGAAGAGATCGTGGAAAAGATCGAAACGGGATTCGATGACTTTCTCCGCGAAGTCGGCGAGCAGACCGTCGTGGAATTGGGAATCAAGGACATAAACCCGGAGTTGTACTACTACCTGGGGAAACTGAAGTTCCGTACTTCATATGGCCAGAATGCCCTGCAGCATTCCCAAGAGGTGGCCCTGATCGCGGCGTTTATGGCACGGGAACTGGGGGCGAATGTAAACGTCGCCCGCCGCGCCGGACTGCTGCACGATGTGGGCAAATCCATTGACCGCGAAACTGAAGGCACCCATACCCAGTTGTCGGTCGACCTGGCCCGCAAGTTCGGCGAGTCCAAACAGGTGCAGGAGGCCATTGCTTCTCACCACATGGACGTGGATTTTACCGCGGTTGAGGGTGTGTTGATCCAGGCGGCGGATACCATGTCCGCAGCCCGGCCAGGCGCCAGGAGAGAGATCTTTGAAACCTATATCAAGCGCCTGGAAAAACTGGAGGAAGTGTGCGCCGGTTTTGAGGGTGTGGAAAAAGCCTACGCGCTGCGGGCCGGCCGGGAAGTCCGGGTTATCGTGGATTCCAATGAAATGAACGATAACAAGGTGTTTTTCGTGTCCAAAGATATTGCCAAACGCATCCAGGAGGAATTGGAATACCCCGGCCAGATCAAGGTCACGGTGATACGAGAAGTCCGAGCAGTTGAATATGCCAAATAG
- a CDS encoding cell division protein ZapA — MVRTIDVKILGRNFRFDLPTEIHPRTFMEIIAYVEDKIRAVRGRSIDMDSFRLGLLTSINIAAELFSLRRENDDLRAVLRRIDKVIATLDNMDADCGRAHEKSNSLQNPLSK, encoded by the coding sequence ATGGTAAGAACGATTGATGTAAAGATTTTGGGGCGGAATTTCCGTTTTGATTTACCTACAGAAATCCACCCCCGCACCTTTATGGAAATCATTGCTTACGTGGAAGATAAGATACGCGCCGTCCGGGGCCGGTCCATCGATATGGATTCGTTCCGGTTGGGATTGTTGACCTCGATCAACATTGCGGCCGAGTTGTTTTCCCTGCGCCGTGAAAACGATGATCTTCGTGCTGTTTTGCGCAGGATCGACAAGGTGATTGCGACATTGGATAATATGGATGCCGATTGCGGACGCGCCCATGAAAAATCAAATTCCCTGCAAAATCCGCTGTCGAAGTAG
- the pheT gene encoding phenylalanine--tRNA ligase subunit beta, with protein sequence MRVNLRFLQQFIDVDMPVTEIKELLASLGIEVAEIHSGSHSTTFDVEITPNRPDWLSHLGIAREIHARMPHLQLDLPEYPHPQQTVGEGGDSVEVQIESATDCRRYTGCVVHDIASSPSPAKIATLLESLGMRPINQVVDASNLVIAAMGHPLHMFDLDCLEGKQIRVRRARPGERLRLLDEREVQLDPEDIVIADALRPVALAGIMGGIESGITARTQSVFMESAWFDPVRIRRTARRLGLQTDASYRFERGTDITATPHALGMALGYMQTWSEKPVVTSGYRDEYPGRFQETVVRMPVDFPSCYAGIEIPRTEAAAILERLGFRVDLSSNDSWAVTVPAFRVDITRKQDLVEEIIRIYGYNRIPAAVPRTVNQDFTLNRQRNLRLKAAHHLIANGYFQALNYSFQSLEDNLMMAQTQSTAADSIALRNPLGMDYAVLRNSLIPGLLRATVLNANQGAPGVKLFETGKRFFRYSDSDYREEEALAATAWGEHEPLSWRNPKAEEVDFFVFRGEMQALLSGLGTEFSLKQSNLPWLHPGCSFEIRIRNKPAGWMGCLKQKIMRCAGLEKILPAMEIRLDSLMPAHAVQRFVQWNRFPMVKRDLSVYIPSEVAFADLEKAIAMHRPNELESYQLFDCYRDQADSGRERVSMALSFYYRHAFQTLTGERVNHIHTELVDKLVKTLKLELRT encoded by the coding sequence ATGCGCGTAAACCTGCGATTCCTGCAACAGTTCATCGATGTAGACATGCCAGTGACGGAAATCAAGGAGTTGCTGGCTTCCCTCGGAATCGAAGTGGCTGAAATCCACTCCGGCAGCCATTCCACAACTTTTGACGTAGAGATCACTCCCAACCGGCCGGATTGGCTTTCCCACCTGGGCATTGCGCGTGAAATTCATGCGCGCATGCCGCATCTGCAGCTGGATCTTCCGGAATATCCACATCCGCAGCAAACGGTGGGGGAGGGTGGCGACTCCGTCGAAGTGCAAATCGAATCCGCAACGGATTGCCGCAGGTACACGGGATGTGTGGTTCACGATATCGCGTCTTCGCCTTCTCCCGCAAAAATCGCCACCTTGCTGGAATCCCTGGGGATGCGTCCCATCAACCAGGTTGTAGACGCATCGAACCTGGTGATCGCGGCCATGGGGCATCCCTTGCACATGTTTGACCTGGATTGTCTGGAAGGAAAACAAATCCGGGTTCGGCGGGCACGACCCGGTGAACGATTGCGACTTCTGGATGAGCGGGAAGTGCAATTGGACCCGGAGGATATCGTAATCGCGGATGCCCTTCGACCGGTCGCCCTGGCCGGAATCATGGGCGGGATTGAATCCGGAATCACGGCCCGCACCCAAAGCGTATTCATGGAGAGCGCGTGGTTCGACCCCGTGCGCATTCGCCGTACGGCCCGAAGACTGGGCTTGCAAACCGACGCGTCATACCGTTTTGAGCGTGGAACCGACATCACGGCAACGCCCCATGCCCTTGGCATGGCATTGGGATATATGCAAACATGGTCCGAAAAGCCGGTGGTTACCAGTGGATATCGCGATGAATACCCCGGCCGCTTCCAGGAAACCGTTGTCCGCATGCCGGTTGATTTTCCCAGCTGCTATGCAGGCATAGAAATTCCCCGGACTGAGGCGGCCGCCATTCTTGAACGCCTGGGTTTCCGGGTGGACTTGAGCAGCAATGATTCCTGGGCCGTAACCGTGCCGGCCTTTCGCGTCGATATCACCCGCAAACAGGATCTTGTGGAAGAGATCATACGCATTTACGGGTACAACCGCATACCAGCGGCCGTGCCGCGAACCGTTAACCAGGATTTCACTCTGAATAGACAGCGGAACCTGCGGCTGAAAGCGGCTCATCACCTGATTGCCAACGGCTATTTCCAAGCATTGAATTACTCTTTTCAGAGCCTGGAAGACAACCTGATGATGGCACAAACGCAATCCACTGCCGCGGACTCTATCGCCCTGCGAAATCCGCTGGGAATGGATTACGCTGTTTTGCGCAATTCGCTTATACCCGGCCTGTTGCGCGCCACGGTTCTAAACGCCAATCAGGGCGCGCCGGGCGTTAAGTTGTTTGAGACGGGAAAACGCTTTTTCCGCTACTCCGACAGCGACTATCGCGAAGAGGAAGCCCTGGCCGCTACGGCATGGGGTGAACACGAACCGCTGTCCTGGCGCAATCCCAAGGCCGAAGAGGTTGATTTTTTCGTGTTTCGCGGGGAAATGCAAGCACTTCTGTCGGGGCTGGGAACGGAATTTTCTCTAAAGCAGAGCAATCTGCCCTGGCTGCACCCGGGTTGCTCTTTTGAAATCCGAATCCGCAATAAACCGGCGGGATGGATGGGTTGCCTGAAGCAAAAAATCATGCGATGCGCAGGCTTGGAAAAAATCCTGCCCGCCATGGAGATCAGGCTGGATTCACTGATGCCGGCACACGCGGTTCAACGCTTTGTTCAATGGAACCGTTTCCCCATGGTAAAGCGTGACCTGTCGGTTTATATTCCCAGTGAAGTCGCGTTTGCGGACCTGGAAAAAGCCATTGCCATGCATCGACCAAACGAACTGGAGTCTTATCAACTGTTTGATTGCTATCGGGATCAGGCGGATTCAGGGCGGGAGCGGGTCAGTATGGCCCTGAGTTTCTATTACCGCCACGCTTTTCAGACATTAACCGGAGAAAGGGTAAACCACATTCACACCGAACTGGTAGACAAGCTGGTAAAAACCCTTAAGTTGGAACTCAGAACGTAA
- a CDS encoding phenylalanine--tRNA ligase subunit alpha → MSRELSHEIDELIQVFKAEVEQVQSQQQHRELKEKYFSRRRGICTLLMQRLRDVPPQKKAEAGRLINHFKQTVTQNLDQVSARLKTGREKTVDWTLPPVYRPIGAPHLIERTRTELEDIFIQMGYEVAEGPEMESEYNNFTALNIPAHHPARDEQDTFFIQGREDTVLRTHTSPVQIRYMKSKRPPFKAIFPGKVFRKDEPDATHTPVFHQIEGLLVDCGVNFSHLRGILETFIRAFFGSEIVTRFRPGYFPFTEPSAEIDISCFLCFGRDPECRICKGTGWLEILGSGMVHPKVLENCGIDPEVFSGFAFGMGVDRIAMLRHGVPDLRMFFENDLRFLRQFG, encoded by the coding sequence ATGAGCCGGGAACTCAGTCATGAGATTGATGAACTGATCCAGGTTTTCAAAGCGGAGGTCGAGCAGGTTCAATCTCAGCAGCAGCATCGCGAGTTGAAGGAAAAGTACTTCAGCCGCCGCAGGGGGATTTGTACGCTCCTGATGCAGCGGTTGCGCGATGTACCGCCGCAAAAGAAAGCCGAAGCCGGTCGTCTCATCAACCATTTCAAGCAAACGGTGACGCAAAACCTGGATCAGGTTTCCGCCCGCTTGAAAACCGGCCGAGAAAAAACCGTTGATTGGACTTTACCGCCTGTTTACCGTCCCATCGGCGCGCCTCACCTGATCGAGCGCACCCGCACCGAGTTGGAGGATATCTTTATCCAGATGGGGTATGAAGTGGCGGAGGGACCGGAGATGGAGAGTGAATACAACAATTTCACCGCATTGAACATCCCCGCTCACCACCCCGCCCGGGATGAACAGGACACTTTTTTTATCCAGGGGCGGGAAGATACGGTTTTGCGCACCCATACATCTCCGGTACAGATCCGTTATATGAAGTCAAAACGTCCCCCCTTCAAGGCGATTTTTCCCGGTAAAGTGTTTCGCAAAGATGAACCGGATGCCACACATACGCCGGTTTTCCACCAGATTGAGGGCTTGCTGGTAGATTGTGGCGTCAATTTTTCCCATCTTCGCGGTATTCTTGAAACCTTTATCCGGGCTTTTTTCGGCTCCGAGATTGTCACCCGGTTCCGTCCGGGCTATTTCCCGTTCACCGAGCCCTCGGCGGAAATCGATATCAGTTGTTTCTTGTGTTTCGGCCGGGATCCCGAATGCCGCATCTGCAAGGGAACCGGTTGGTTGGAAATCCTCGGCAGCGGTATGGTGCATCCCAAGGTTTTGGAAAACTGTGGTATCGACCCGGAGGTGTTTTCCGGTTTTGCTTTTGGCATGGGCGTGGACCGCATCGCCATGTTGCGACATGGTGTTCCGGATCTGCGCATGTTTTTTGAAAACGATCTGCGCTTTTTGCGCCAATTCGGATAA
- a CDS encoding 50S ribosomal protein L20, whose protein sequence is MPRVTRGNKKLNRRKKILKLASGFFGAKSHNYRTAREAVERSLQYAYRDRRNRKRDFRRLWNVRINAAVRQHDLNYATFIHGLDKAQIRLNRKVLSNLAATEPDTFTGIVEKVKTYL, encoded by the coding sequence ATGCCCAGAGTAACACGCGGAAATAAAAAACTGAATCGCCGCAAGAAAATTTTGAAACTGGCCAGTGGCTTTTTTGGAGCCAAGAGCCATAATTATCGCACAGCACGCGAGGCTGTCGAACGCTCGCTGCAATATGCCTATCGGGATCGGCGCAACCGCAAGCGCGACTTCCGGCGCCTGTGGAACGTGCGCATCAATGCCGCCGTGCGCCAACACGATCTGAATTACGCTACATTTATCCATGGTTTAGACAAAGCGCAGATCCGCCTGAACCGCAAGGTGCTCTCCAATCTTGCAGCTACTGAACCCGACACATTCACAGGTATCGTTGAGAAAGTCAAAACGTACCTATGA
- a CDS encoding 50S ribosomal protein L35, whose translation MPKLKTHRGARKRFRFTGSGKIRRNRAFASHILTKKSAKRKRNLRKSTIVVKEEAKQMKNLLPYG comes from the coding sequence ATGCCGAAACTAAAAACCCATAGAGGCGCCCGGAAACGTTTCCGGTTCACCGGCAGTGGTAAGATCCGCCGCAACCGCGCGTTTGCTTCACATATCCTGACCAAAAAAAGCGCAAAACGCAAACGCAATCTGCGGAAATCCACCATTGTTGTCAAGGAAGAAGCCAAGCAGATGAAGAACCTTTTGCCCTATGGCTGA
- a CDS encoding translation initiation factor IF-3, whose protein sequence is MRPHRINREIRAQEVRLIDEEKNQLGIVPMREALAIAEEKGMDLVEISPNANPPVCRLLDYGKYLYSIQKKAHEAQKLQKKIQVKEIKFTPVIGEHDVEVKLKKIRQFLDEGNKVKITVWLRGRQKRKPEMLHIMTEKILEILKDFAEIESMPKRERFSNHILIGKKKGGKDAETKNP, encoded by the coding sequence ATCCGGCCTCACCGTATCAACCGGGAAATTCGTGCCCAGGAAGTACGGCTTATTGATGAAGAAAAGAATCAATTGGGGATTGTCCCGATGCGTGAAGCATTGGCAATCGCCGAAGAAAAGGGCATGGACCTGGTTGAGATTTCCCCGAATGCGAATCCCCCGGTATGTCGCCTTCTCGACTATGGCAAATACCTGTACAGCATTCAAAAAAAAGCACATGAAGCCCAGAAACTGCAGAAAAAAATCCAGGTTAAAGAGATCAAGTTCACACCTGTAATCGGGGAGCATGATGTCGAAGTCAAGTTAAAAAAGATCCGGCAATTCCTGGATGAAGGCAATAAAGTCAAGATTACGGTGTGGTTGCGTGGCCGCCAGAAACGCAAACCGGAAATGCTGCATATCATGACGGAAAAGATTCTTGAGATCCTCAAGGACTTTGCCGAGATTGAATCCATGCCCAAGAGAGAACGGTTTTCCAACCATATACTGATCGGCAAGAAGAAAGGAGGAAAAGATGCCGAAACTAAAAACCCATAG
- the thrS gene encoding threonine--tRNA ligase encodes MSNKNGKPVLMRLNGELTDLGAATVEADRYEFVYPKHADALDVFRHSCAHLLAHAVFELFPDAQYGIGPAVDSGFYYDFLVKEPFTPGDLEKISRRMAHLVKQNLSIKREILSKKAALELFSQMGQLLKVELIHEKVDGDSVTVYRQGEFIDLCRGPHLPSTGFLKHFKLMSVAASHWMGDESSHSMQRVYGVVFPTREQLDDHLCFLKEAKARDHRKLGRDLDLFSIQNEIGAGLVLWHPRGGMIRYEVEKYWREEHIRSGYELLYTPHIARGELWETSGHRGFYSKNMFTPIEFDNTEYQLKPMNCPFHLVVFKSRTRSWRELPLRWAELGTVYRYERSGVLHGLLRVRGFTQDDAHIFCTREQILDELKDLIRFSLNILGTFGFTDLDVFLSTRPENFVGDPEEWDLATHALERALSESGVAFTVDPGEGVFYGPKIDIKIKDVLKRSWQCSTIQVDFNMPRRFDLRYTSETGQVERPIMIHRALLGSLERFFGILIENYAGYFPVWLAPVQAAVIPINDRNTAYARQVQNELQKKGIRARLESRSEGMGRKIRDAEMEKIPYILILGDEEEKNQDVSLRIHRSGDQGKMALEKLVQSILNAIEEKTFAKKVQH; translated from the coding sequence ATGAGTAACAAAAACGGCAAGCCTGTTTTGATGCGCCTGAACGGCGAGTTGACCGATCTTGGAGCTGCAACCGTCGAGGCGGATCGATATGAATTTGTATATCCGAAGCATGCGGATGCCCTGGATGTGTTCCGGCACTCTTGCGCGCATCTGCTGGCCCATGCCGTGTTCGAATTATTCCCCGATGCCCAATACGGCATCGGACCCGCGGTTGACAGCGGGTTTTATTACGATTTTTTAGTTAAAGAGCCGTTTACCCCGGGGGATCTGGAAAAAATATCCCGCCGCATGGCTCACCTGGTTAAACAGAACCTCTCCATCAAGCGTGAAATACTATCCAAGAAGGCTGCCCTGGAGCTCTTTTCGCAAATGGGGCAGTTGCTGAAAGTGGAACTGATTCATGAAAAGGTTGATGGGGACAGCGTAACCGTATACCGCCAGGGAGAATTCATTGACCTGTGCCGCGGGCCGCACCTGCCGTCTACGGGATTCCTGAAGCATTTCAAACTCATGTCCGTAGCGGCGTCACACTGGATGGGAGATGAATCCAGCCATTCAATGCAGCGGGTCTATGGCGTGGTATTCCCCACGAGAGAGCAACTGGACGATCATCTGTGTTTCCTTAAAGAGGCCAAAGCCAGGGATCACCGTAAGTTGGGCCGGGACCTGGATTTGTTTTCGATTCAAAATGAGATCGGCGCCGGTCTTGTGCTTTGGCATCCCCGCGGCGGCATGATTCGCTATGAGGTTGAAAAGTACTGGAGGGAAGAACATATTCGTTCCGGCTATGAACTCCTGTATACGCCGCATATCGCGCGCGGTGAATTGTGGGAAACCAGTGGACACAGGGGGTTTTACAGTAAAAACATGTTTACCCCGATCGAGTTCGACAACACCGAATACCAGCTTAAACCCATGAACTGCCCGTTTCACCTGGTGGTGTTTAAATCCCGCACGCGGAGTTGGCGCGAATTGCCCCTGCGTTGGGCGGAACTGGGAACGGTATATCGATATGAGCGCAGTGGCGTATTACACGGATTGCTGCGTGTGCGCGGTTTTACCCAGGATGACGCCCACATTTTCTGTACCCGGGAACAGATCCTTGACGAATTAAAGGATCTGATCCGTTTCAGCCTGAACATATTGGGAACATTCGGTTTTACCGACCTGGATGTTTTTCTTTCCACCCGCCCGGAAAACTTTGTCGGCGATCCCGAGGAGTGGGACCTGGCCACGCACGCACTGGAAAGGGCCCTGAGTGAATCCGGAGTCGCATTCACCGTTGATCCGGGTGAGGGCGTGTTCTACGGACCCAAGATCGACATTAAAATCAAGGATGTACTAAAACGTTCATGGCAATGTTCCACCATCCAGGTGGATTTCAATATGCCTCGCCGGTTTGATTTGCGTTACACAAGTGAAACCGGGCAGGTAGAAAGGCCCATCATGATTCATAGAGCCCTGCTGGGCTCTCTGGAGCGCTTCTTCGGCATCCTGATCGAGAATTACGCAGGCTATTTCCCGGTATGGCTGGCTCCGGTTCAGGCTGCCGTGATTCCCATCAACGATCGCAATACCGCGTACGCCAGGCAGGTGCAGAACGAACTGCAAAAGAAAGGGATCCGCGCCCGTCTGGAGAGTCGCAGTGAAGGTATGGGCCGCAAGATTCGTGACGCTGAAATGGAAAAGATTCCCTACATCCTTATTCTGGGTGATGAAGAGGAAAAGAACCAGGACGTCTCCCTGCGCATCCACCGCAGCGGAGACCAGGGTAAGATGGCGCTCGAAAAACTGGTTCAATCAATTTTAAACGCCATCGAGGAGAAAACGTTTGCGAAGAAGGTACAGCACTAG
- a CDS encoding HU family DNA-binding protein produces the protein MNKNELAAAMVNNTEFTKNDALTIIDNLVEIVIDQMKRENGKLTIVGFGTFKSTMKKRKKGRNPRTGETIEIPARRVAKFIPGKKLKIQLD, from the coding sequence ATGAACAAGAATGAATTGGCGGCCGCTATGGTCAATAATACCGAATTCACCAAAAACGATGCCTTAACCATTATAGACAATTTGGTGGAAATCGTAATCGACCAGATGAAGCGGGAAAACGGGAAATTGACCATCGTGGGATTCGGTACATTTAAATCCACGATGAAAAAACGCAAGAAGGGCCGGAATCCACGAACCGGGGAGACTATTGAAATCCCGGCGCGGCGGGTCGCTAAGTTCATTCCCGGCAAAAAGCTGAAAATCCAGTTGGATTAA
- a CDS encoding 3-isopropylmalate dehydratase, producing the protein MSERQFAGRLILLTSAQGRLIPDIDTDQIFHNQHLHITEVDEMGRYALGNLEGWTRFPELVQKGDVVVAGANFGSGSSRQHAVDCFRALGIRLIIAESFGAIYKRNAINSGMPIIELPQAGELVKNGGWTHLKPIHVNLDTGKVTVEDTQECFSLPQLSRVQRDIMAKGSLLRI; encoded by the coding sequence ATGTCTGAACGTCAATTTGCCGGCCGGCTGATCCTGTTGACCTCTGCGCAGGGAAGGTTGATTCCGGATATCGACACGGATCAGATTTTTCACAACCAGCATCTGCATATCACGGAAGTGGACGAGATGGGTCGTTATGCCCTGGGTAACCTGGAGGGTTGGACCCGTTTCCCGGAACTGGTTCAGAAAGGTGATGTCGTGGTGGCCGGCGCGAACTTCGGATCGGGATCGTCGCGCCAGCATGCAGTGGATTGTTTTCGCGCCCTGGGCATACGACTGATTATCGCTGAGTCATTCGGGGCCATTTACAAACGCAACGCCATCAATTCCGGCATGCCCATCATTGAATTACCACAAGCCGGGGAATTGGTGAAAAACGGCGGTTGGACGCATTTAAAACCCATTCACGTGAACCTGGATACCGGGAAGGTGACAGTAGAGGACACCCAGGAATGCTTTTCCCTCCCTCAACTCTCAAGGGTCCAACGAGATATCATGGCCAAGGGGAGCCTTCTGCGCATCTGA
- a CDS encoding 3-isopropylmalate dehydratase large subunit, whose amino-acid sequence MSGKTVIEKIFARHTQEEVAPGKIVWIDLDVISARDFAGPNVVKNYRSHYGDAPVVDRERVLFTFDLTVPPKTIQYANNQQICREFAREQGIRVFDVERGIGTHTMMEEGIALPGTIVVGTDSHMNILGAVNCFGQGMGDVDIAFGFRRGRTWFEVPRTRLVRIQGKPRVPINGKDLALWILGELKTDRVLGCAVEFVGEAVEKLDLPGRITLLSMITEMGGIVGFIPFNNHTMDQIPAMNGMGDCPGEVRADPDATYDEEIVVDVSDIEAMVAAPPVPHNVCKVSELSDVKVDFGFIGSCTNGRLSDIEAAWKILKGRKIAPGTRLAIVPSTQRVYKAAMDRGMLNDLFDAGAIISNPGCGGCAQGHIGMTGRNEVMLSTGNRNFPGKQGDGFNYLTSPEVVAWSVMKGRLTAKEG is encoded by the coding sequence ATGAGCGGAAAAACGGTTATTGAAAAGATTTTTGCTCGGCATACCCAGGAAGAGGTAGCGCCGGGAAAGATTGTCTGGATCGACCTGGACGTGATTTCCGCCCGGGATTTTGCCGGGCCGAATGTGGTCAAAAACTACCGAAGTCACTATGGAGATGCCCCGGTGGTGGACCGGGAGCGGGTGTTGTTTACTTTTGACTTGACGGTTCCGCCCAAAACCATCCAGTATGCGAATAACCAGCAGATCTGCAGGGAATTCGCCCGGGAGCAGGGAATCCGCGTTTTTGACGTGGAGCGCGGCATCGGTACCCATACCATGATGGAAGAGGGAATCGCCCTGCCGGGTACAATTGTGGTGGGTACGGACAGCCACATGAACATTCTCGGAGCCGTGAACTGTTTCGGCCAGGGGATGGGGGATGTGGATATCGCCTTTGGGTTCCGCAGGGGGCGCACCTGGTTTGAAGTCCCCCGCACCAGATTGGTTCGCATACAGGGAAAGCCCCGAGTACCAATCAACGGTAAAGACCTGGCGCTGTGGATATTGGGCGAACTGAAAACCGACCGCGTGTTGGGTTGCGCGGTTGAATTCGTGGGCGAGGCTGTAGAGAAACTGGATCTGCCTGGTCGCATCACCTTGTTAAGCATGATCACGGAAATGGGTGGAATCGTGGGCTTTATTCCCTTTAACAACCACACCATGGATCAGATTCCGGCCATGAACGGGATGGGGGATTGTCCCGGTGAAGTTCGTGCCGACCCCGACGCGACATATGATGAAGAGATTGTTGTCGATGTCTCTGATATTGAAGCCATGGTGGCGGCACCGCCGGTTCCACACAATGTTTGCAAGGTTTCGGAGCTGAGCGACGTCAAAGTGGATTTTGGGTTTATCGGATCCTGCACCAATGGGCGGCTCAGCGATATCGAGGCCGCCTGGAAAATTCTGAAAGGGCGCAAAATCGCCCCGGGAACGCGACTGGCGATTGTGCCGAGCACGCAACGGGTTTACAAAGCGGCCATGGACCGGGGCATGTTGAATGACCTGTTTGATGCCGGCGCGATCATATCCAATCCGGGATGCGGCGGCTGCGCCCAGGGTCATATCGGTATGACCGGGCGCAATGAGGTCATGCTGTCCACCGGCAACCGCAATTTCCCGGGTAAACAGGGTGACGGATTCAACTACCTGACTTCTCCCGAAGTTGTGGCTTGGTCGGTGATGAAAGGAAGATTGACCGCAAAGGAGGGCTAG
- a CDS encoding gliding-motility protein MglA: protein MSFLNYSTREINFKIVYYGPGLSGKTTNIKYIYEKIKSDNKGKLVSLATETERTLFFDFFPLDLGQIKGYKVKFHLYTVPGQIYYSSSRKLILKGVDGLVFVADSQRERFEANIESLEDMMENLREYKLNFDQMPYVLQLNKRDLPNITPADELIPVLRKKGEPVTEAVATKGDGVIDTLKQISRLVMIDVKRKLQ from the coding sequence TTGTCATTTTTAAACTATTCCACTCGCGAGATCAACTTTAAGATCGTCTACTACGGGCCGGGGCTCAGTGGAAAAACCACCAACATCAAATACATATACGAGAAAATCAAGAGTGATAACAAAGGCAAGCTGGTCAGCTTGGCCACTGAAACCGAGCGAACCCTGTTTTTTGATTTTTTTCCCCTGGATCTTGGTCAAATCAAAGGCTACAAGGTCAAATTCCATCTGTATACCGTGCCGGGACAAATCTATTACAGCAGCTCCCGAAAGCTGATTCTCAAGGGTGTGGACGGACTGGTGTTTGTGGCTGATTCACAGCGCGAGCGTTTTGAAGCCAACATCGAGAGCCTTGAGGACATGATGGAAAACCTGCGTGAATACAAATTGAATTTCGACCAGATGCCTTATGTATTGCAACTGAATAAACGGGACTTGCCCAATATCACTCCAGCCGATGAGTTGATTCCGGTGTTGCGCAAAAAAGGGGAACCCGTAACGGAAGCCGTCGCCACAAAGGGAGATGGGGTGATCGATACCCTGAAACAGATCTCCAGGTTGGTTATGATCGATGTGAAAAGGAAACTGCAATGA